From the genome of Eucalyptus grandis isolate ANBG69807.140 chromosome 2, ASM1654582v1, whole genome shotgun sequence, one region includes:
- the LOC120290212 gene encoding LOW QUALITY PROTEIN: ribulose bisphosphate carboxylase/oxygenase activase 2, chloroplastic-like (The sequence of the model RefSeq protein was modified relative to this genomic sequence to represent the inferred CDS: inserted 1 base in 1 codon) — translation MVDSLFQAPMGTGTHYAIMSSYDYISAGLRQYNLDNNMDGFYIAPAFMDKLVVHITKNFMTLPNIKVPLILGIWGGKGQGKSFQCELVFAKMGINPIMMSAGELESGNAGEPAKLIRQRYREAADIIKKGKMCCLFINDLDAGAGRLGGTTQYTVNNQMVNATLMNIADNPTNVQLPGMYNKEENPRVPIIVTGNDFSTLYAPLIRDGRMEKFYWAPTREDRIGVCKGIFRSDNIPDEDIVKLVDNFPGQSIDFFGALRARVYDDEVRKWISGVGVDSIGKKLVNSKEGXPTFEQPKMSLDKLLEYGNMLVQEQENVKRVQLADKYLSDAALGDANKDAMESGTFFS, via the exons ATGGTTGATTCACTCTTCCAGGCTCCCATGGGGACCGGAACTCATTATGCGATCATGAGCTCATACGATTACATCAGTGCTGGCCTTCGCCA ATACAACCTGGACAACAACATGGATGGTTTCTACATTGCTCCTGCTTTCATGGACAAGCTTGTAGTTCACATCACCAAGAACTTCATGACTCTCCCTAACATCAAG GTTCCTCTGATTTTGGGTATCTGGGGAGGCAAGGGTCAGGGCAAATCCTTCCAGTGTGAACTTGTCTTTGCCAAGATGGGAATCAA CCCCATTATGATGAGTGCCGGAGAACTGGAAAGTGGAAACGCTGGTGAGCCCGCAAAATTGATCAGGCAAAGGTATCGTGAGGCAGCTGACATCATCAAGAAGGGCAAGATGTGCTGCCTCTTCATCAACGATCTCGATGCTGGTGCTGGTAGGCTCGGTGGGACCACTCAATACACTGTGAACAACCAGATGGTGAACGCTACCCTCATGAACATCGCTGATAACCCGACCAATGTCCAGCTCCCCGGTATGTACAACAAGGAGGAGAACCCCCGGGTCCCCATCATCGTCACTGGTAACGACTTCTCCACACTGTATGCCCCTCTCATCCGTGACGGTCGTATGGAGAAATTCTACTGGGCACCAACTCGCGAAGACCGCATTGGTGTTTGCAAAGGTATCTTTAGGTCCGACAATATCCCCGATGAAGACATTGTCAAACTCGTTGATAACTTCCCCGGCCAATCTATTG ACTTCTTTGGTGCCCTGCGTGCTCGTGTCTATGATGACGAAGTAAGGAAGTGGATCTCCGGTGTTGGAGTTGACAGCATTGGAAAGAAGCTCGTGAACTCAAAGGAGG CCCCAACTTTCGAGCAGCCGAAGATGAGCCTCGACAAGCTCCTTGAGTATGGAAACATGCTCGTTCAGGAACAGGAGAACGTGAAGAGAGTCCAGTTGGCTGACAAGTACTTGAGTGACGCCGCTCTCGGTGATGCCAACAAAGATGCCATGGAGAGCGGAACCTTCTTCAGCTAG
- the LOC104435311 gene encoding uncharacterized protein LOC104435311 codes for MAQRFDGRLRYSKSSTPSPRTPTTPTVEQLLYGKRWTVKRLRRASAFLNDRSSSVHSCWSELTLLPNGPCDHLLSYSNHVADGPGESSRWSSTSPTFMRGHDLEDDHLHSYPNNKKSVLAKVKERARRWHLSLGKKRNANDGNTTPLWGVSLDEDDAEEDAEYLGAPMYESELAPEDCKEKARQHPRANPVISEKHLLPNSIDHETEASKGNPLSPDKTMTETMTEKLAPAYTMVSDATQAITSKIQNAPAYATDATYTIASKIQNAPGYATDATHAVASKIQNLTVSSPAAGSAAGRPANIAVRGHLRDTPAERKLDKGVSVKEYIMHKFEPGEDDRALSQVITEAISPRKGPADGGVVEKVREAVSNLLRNQEASSTTAFHSATNSSTHIPASTNAHEAMEEENYGRILQAN; via the exons ATGGCTCAGCGATTCGATGGGAGGCTGAGATACAGCAAGAGCAGCACCCCGAGTCCTCGGACTCCGACCACCCCTACGGTCGAGCAGCTCCTTTATGGTAAGAGATGGACGGTGAAACGCCTCCGGCGCGCATCGGCATTCCTCAATGACCGCTCGTCCTCGGTTCATTCTTGTTGGTCTGAATTGACACTGTTGCCCAATGGGCCATGTGATCATTTGCTCTCGTATTCTAACCATGTTGCAGACGGACCAGGCGAAAGTTCCAGGTGGTCCTCGACCTCCCCGACGTTTATGAGGGGCCACGATCTGGAAGACGACCACCTCCACTCGTACCCCAACAACAAGAAGTCTGTTCTTGCCAAAGTGAAAGAAAGGGCTAGAAGATGGCACCTCAGCCTCGGCAAGAAACGAAACGCCAACGACGGCAACACCACGCCGTTGTGGGGGGTCAGCTTGGATGAAGACGATGCTGAAGAAGATGCCGAGTATCTTGGAGCCCCAA TGTACGAGTCGGAGCTGGCACCTGAAGACTGCAAGGAGAAGGCTAGGCAGCATCCGAGAGCGAATCCGGTCATATCGGAGAAGCATCTTTTGCCAAACAGTATCGATCACGAAACTGAAGCCAGTAAAGGAAACCCTCTTAGTCCTGACAAGACAATGACTGAAACCATGACGGAGAAACTTGCACCAGCATATACCATGGTTTCTGATGCAACTCAGGCAATCACTTCCAAAATCCAAAACGCGCCGGCTTATGCAACTGATGCAACTTATACTATCGCTTCAAAAATTCAGAATGCGCCGGGTTATGCGACAGATGCAACTCATGCTGTTGCTTCAAAGATCCAGAACCTAACGGTCAGTTCTCCAGCAGCAGGTTCGGCAGCTGGTCGGCCTGCAAACATTGCTGTTAGGGGGCACCTGCGGGATACTCCTGCAGAGCGGAAGTTAGATAAGGGGGTGTCGGTGAAGGAATATATAATGCATAAGTTTGAACCAGGGGAAGATGACAGGGCACTGTCTCAAGTGATAACCGAGGCAATAAGTCCTCGGAAAGGTCCTGCTGATGGAGGCGTGGTTGAGAAGGTCAGGGAGGCCGTCAGTAATTTGCTTCGGAACCAAGAGGCATCGTCCACTACTGCTTTCCATTCTGCTACGAACTCTTCTACGCATATCCCGGCATCGACCAATGCCCATGAAG CTATGGAAGAAGAGAATTATGGAAGAATACTCCAGGCCAACTGA
- the LOC104432695 gene encoding protein TOC75-3, chloroplastic, translating into MPAFAASGHLLNPTLTHSLSSRRRRFPSSSQNPKPLPSLKCHLPSSSSSSDPPTSDPRPVKSLNLAPPRLRGRGRRGRLLRHPPPLLPIGGGGGGGGGGSEVVAVGGGGGDGSGGGFWGRLFSAPAAIADEQQNQEWDSHGLPANIVVQLNKLSGFKKYKLSEILFFDRRRWATVGTEDSFFEMVSLRPGGIYTKTQLQKELETLATCGMFEKVDMEGKTKPDGSLSLTISFTESTWQSADKFRCINVGLMPQSKPIEMDPDMTDKEKLEYYRSQEKDYRRRIDRARPCLLPTPVHGEILQMLRDQGKVSARLLQKIRDRVQKWYHDEGYACAQVVNFGNLNTKEVVCEVVEGDITQLVVQFQDKLGNVVEGNTQTPVIRRELPKQLRQGYVFNIEAGKQALRNINSLALFSNIEVNPRPDEKNEGGIIVEIKLKELEQKQAEVSTEWSIVPGRGGRPTLASLQPGGTVSFEHRNIMGLNRSILGSVTTSNFLNPQDDLAFKLEYVHPYLDGVTNPRNRTLRASCFNSRKLSPVFTGGPGVDEVPPIWVDRAGLKANITENFTRQSKFTYGLVMEEVTTRDESSHISPNGQRVLPSGGISADGPPTTLSGTGIDRMAFLQANITRDNTKYVNGAIVGQRNVFQLDQGLGIGSNFPFFNRHQLTCTGFFQLKQVEEGAGKPPPPVLVLHGHYGGCVGDLPSYDAFTLGGPYSVRGYNMGELGAARNILELAAELRVPVKNTHVYVFAEHGNDLGSSKLVKGNPTEVYRRMGQGSSYGFGAKFGLVRAEYAVDQNSGTGSLFLRFGERF; encoded by the exons ATGCCCGCATTCGCCGCTTCCGGCCACCTCCTCAACCCCACCCTCACTCACTCCCTCTCCTCCCGCCGCCGCAGATTCCCCTCTTCTtcccaaaaccctaaacccctcCCTTCCCTCAAGTGCCACctaccctcctcctcctcctcctccgacccTCCCACCTCCGATCCCCGCCCCGTCAAATCCCTCAACCTAGCCCCTCCTCGCCTCCGCGGCCGCGGCCGGCGCGGCCGCCTCCTTCGCCATCCTCCTCCGCTTCTCcccatcggcggcggcggcggcggtggcggcgggggttcggaggtggtggcggtgggGGGGGGTGGTGGAGATGGAAGCGGCGGCGGTTTCTGGGGGCGGCTGTTCTCTGCGCCCGCCGCGATTGCCGACGAGCAGCAGAATCAGGAGTGGGACTCCCACGGCTTGCCTGCCAACATTGTGGTGCAGCTCAACAAGCTCAGCGGCTTCAAGAAATACAAGCTCTCGGAGATCTTGTTCTTCGATCGGAGGAGGTGGGCCACCGTGGGGACCGAGGATTCCTTCTTCGAGATGGTCTCCTTGAGGCCCGGCGGCATCTACACTAAAACGCAGCTCCAGAAGGAGCTGGAGACGCTGGCCACCTGCGGGATGTTTGAGAAAGTTGACATGGAAGGGAAGACCAAGCCGGATGGGAGTTTGAGTTTGACCATTTCTTTCACCGAGAGCACATGGCAATCTGCTGATAAGTTTAGGTGCATCAATGTGGGGCTGATGCCGCAGTCGAAACCGATCGAGATGGACCCGGATATGACCGACAAGGAGAAGTTGGAGTACTACAGGAGCCAAGAGAAGGATTATAGGAGGAGAATCGACAGGGCGAGGCCGTGTCTGTTGCCGACGCCGGTGCATGGGGAGATTCTGCAGATGTTGAGAGACCAGGGTAAGGTGAGCGCGCGGCTGCTGCAGAAGATTAGGGATAGAGTGCAGAAGTGGTACCATGATGAAGGCTACGCATGCGCTCAAGTTGTTAACTTTGGGAATTTGAATACTAAGGAGGTGGTTTGTGAGGTTGTGGAAGGGGATATCACTCAGCTTGTGGTCCAGTTCCAAGATAAGCTGGGCAATGTGGTTGAAGGGAATACCCAGACTCCTGTCATTAGAAGGGAGTTGCCTAAGCAG CTTCGCCAAGGCTATGTTTTCAACATAGAAGCAGGAAAACAAGCTCTTAGAAACATCAATTCTCTAGCTTTATTTTCAAACATCGAAGTAAACCCTCGTCCTGATGAGAAGAATGAAGGGGGCATCATCGTAGAGATTAAGCTCAAAGAACTAGAGCAAAAGCAGGCTGAAGTTAGTACTGAGTGGAGCATTGTACCTGGTCGAGGAGGTCGACCCACGTTG GCTTCGCTCCAGCCTGGTGGAACTGTTTCTTTTGAGCATAGAAATATCATGGGCCTCAACAGGTCAATTCTTGGTTCAGTAACAACCAGCAACTTCTTAAATCCTCAG GATGATCTCGCTTTCAAGCTTGAGTATGTGCACCCATATCTGGATGGAGTGACTAATCCACGCAATCGAACCCTCCGTGCCAGCTGCTTCAACAGCCGGAAGCTGAGTCCTGTGTTCACCGGTGGTCCTGGAGTGGATGAAGTCCCCCCAATATGGGTCGATCGAGCTGGTCTTAAGGCCAATATCACTGAG AATTTCACCCGGCAAAGCAAATTCACTTATGGACTCGTGATGGAAGAAGTAACAACTCGGGATGAAAGCAGTCATATCTCCCCTAACGGCCAAAGAGTCTTGCCAAGTGGAGGAATCAGTGCAGATGGACCTCCAACGACCCTTAGTGGAACTGGTATCGACAGAATGGCATTCCTACAAGCAAATATCACACGTGACAACACCAAGTATGTTAATGGAGCTATTGTTGGCCAAAGGAATGTATTTCAG CTGGACCAAGGTCTTGGAATTGGCAGCAATTTCCCATTCTTCAATCGCCATCAACTAACATGTACAGGATTTTTTCAGTTGAAACAAGTGGAGGAAGGTGCTGGTAAGCCGCCACCACCTGTTCTAGTTCTACATGGCCATTACGGCGGTTGTGTGGGGGACCTCCCAAGCTATGATGCCTTTACTCTTGGCGGGCCGTACTCCGTTAGAGGTTACAACATGGGCGAGCTAGGTGCAGCAAGAAATATCCTCGAG CTTGCAGCTGAGCTACGGGTACCAGTGAAGAATACACACGTGTATGTATTTGCAGAACATGGCAACGACTTGGGAAGTTCGAAACTCGTCAAAGGGAATCCAACCGAGGTCTACAGGCGTATGGGTCAAGGCTCGTCATATGGGTTCGGTGCTAAGTTTGGTCTAGTACGCGCAGAATATGCTGTGGATCAAAATTCGGGCACCGGGTCCTTATTCCTTCGGTTTGGAGAGAggttttga